Proteins from one Nicotiana tabacum cultivar K326 chromosome 23, ASM71507v2, whole genome shotgun sequence genomic window:
- the LOC107812099 gene encoding uncharacterized protein LOC107812099: protein MASSQAFIDKAKTREFYQNFWRTDLLNTIKADTGYWCFALWCSPCASYLLRKRALYGDMRRYKCCAGYMPCSGRCGEIHCPEFCLATEVCCCFGTSVSSTRFLLQDELNIKTTKCDNCIIGFMVVLGYLACLCRILAVVTGDDEIEDLAHVLTCMSDTVYYSVCACMQTQHKIELDKRDGKFGPMTVPPVQQMSRLDQPYAPTVGYPPSYGAPPPYGQPPPQQGYPATGYPPAGGNYPPGAYPPPPPPGYWR from the exons atggcgTCATCACAAGCATTCATTGATAAGGCGAAGACCCGTGAATTTTATCAAAATTTCTGGCGCACTGATCTCTTGAACACCATTAAAGCTGATACCGGAT ATTGGTGTTTTGCCTTGTGGTG TTCACCCTGTGCATCCTATTTGCTTCGGAAACGAGCTTTATATGGTGATATGAGAAG GTATAAGTGCTGCGCTGGTTATATGCCTTGCAGTGGTAGATGCGGAGAAATTCATTGCCCTGAATTTTGCCTTGCAACTGAG GTTTGTTGTTGCTTTGGAACATCAGTGAGCTCAACTCGCTTCCTGTTACAAGATGAACTCAACATAAAAACAACAAAATGTGATAATTGCATTATT GGTTTCATGGTCGTCCTCGGATATCTTGCTTGCCTGTGTAGAATTTTGGCTGTAGTTACTGGAGACGACGAAATTGAAGATCTTGCTCATGTGTTAACATGCATGTCTGACACAGTCTACTACTC GGTTTGTGCCTGCATGCAG ACACAACACAAGATTGAATTGGACAAAAGAGATGGCAAGTTTGGTCCAATGACTGTGCCACCAGTTCAGCAGATGTCACGGCTTGATCAGCCTTACGCGCCCACTGTTGGATATCCTCCGTCATATGGTGCACCACCGCCTTACGGTCAACCACCACCGCAACAAGGTTATCCGGCTACTGGTTACCCACCAGCCGGAGGTAATTATCCTCCCGGAGCTTATCCGCCACCGCCACCACCTGGTTACTGGCGatga
- the LOC142177399 gene encoding uncharacterized protein LOC142177399, whose amino-acid sequence MSSVSKELITEILYARDARKVWEDLKERFDKVNTSRVYQLQKTIATITQGTHSVSVYFSKLKYLWDEFDSIVPPPCDCAISMNFIEFMQKQKVLKFLMGLNDNYEQARSQILMTSPTPSFNKAYAMLVERESERSVANTSTVGEGIDLAALLAGKGGNYQNYQKPKRNWNVQCDFCHMKGHTKEGCYKIIGYPQDFKNKKKGNTNTAYNVQVENLNPNFAGADDRRREIPEAIKEGN is encoded by the coding sequence ATGAGCTCAGTATCGAAGGAATTGATTACTGAAATACTATATGCAAGAGATGCGAGAAAAGTGTGGGAAGATCTGAAGGAACGATTTGATAAAGTGAATACATCACGAGTGTATCAACTACAAAAGACTATAGCGACAATAACTCAGGGAACACACAGTGTTTCAGTTTACTTTTCTAAACTCAAATATTTATGGGACGAGTTTGACAGCATAGTTCCTCCTCCATGTGACTGTGCTATATCAATGAACTTCATCGAATTCATGCAAAAGCAGAAGGTATTGAAGTTTCTGATGGGCTTAAATGACAACTATGAGCAGGCTCGTAGCCAAATTCTTATGACCAGTCCAACACCAAGTTTCAACAAAGCATATGCAATGCTTGTTGAAAGGGAAAGTGAGAGGTCAGTGGCTAATACATCTACTGTTGGTGAAGGGATTGACTTAGCTGCCTTGCTAGCTGGTAAAGGAGGAAATTACCAGAACTATCAGAAACCAAAGAGAAACTGGAATGTACAATGTGATTTCTGTCACATGAAGGGCCATACAAAAGAAGGATGCTACAAGATAATTGGTTACCCTCAAGACttcaagaacaagaagaaaggGAACACAAATACGGCATATAATGTTCAGGTTGAGAATCTTAATCCTAATTTTGCAGGTGCTGATGATAGGAGACGAGAAATACCAGAGGCAATAAAGGAAGGAAACTAG
- the LOC107812098 gene encoding uncharacterized protein LOC107812098 encodes MSSELFVFDNTFFSDPFSPSFIDTNSNIFQNNIQDNNFTIIQETPIDDTTSFDQISSVLLSSSPPSHQLENLSLCQTIPLNGFGDFSVKAEEFQVNFESDFIGSSSSISNPLMVPQSCAENAVKLMQRSFSSHSFDNKPSFSIFTPQFDSLIESTNYQTPALTSPENCFSSGQMRRVCSTGDLQKMKTSQTRNTLLSGERTFIEEAANIKVGRYSAEERKERIHRYRAKRTQRNFNKTIKYACRKTLADNRPRIRGRFARNDEACGEIPKTTILFNRFEDEDDLWIEGVHEEEEDQGSIGRSIPFYHSFGSMTQYNQQYSSH; translated from the exons ATGTCTTCTGAACTTTTTGTATTTGACAACACTTTCTTTTCTGACCCTTTTTCTCCATCTTTTATTGATACTAATAGTAATATCTTCCAAAATAATATCCAAGATAACAACTTCACAATAATTCAAGAAACCCCAATTGATGACACAACTTCTTTTGATCAAATTTCCTCAGTTCTTCTTTCCTCTTCACCTCCAAGTCATCAACTTGAAAATCTTTCACTTTGCCAAACAATTCCTTTAAATGGATTTGGTGATTTTTCTGTTAAAGCAGAGGAATTTCAAGTTAACTTTGAGTCTGATTTTATTGGTTCTAGTTCTAGTATCAGCAACCCTTTAATGGTACCTCAAAGTTGTGCTGAAAATGCTGTGAAGTTGATGCAAAGGAGTTTTAGCAGCCATTCTTTTGATAATAAACCAAGTTTCTCCATTTTTACACCTCAGTTTGATAGTTTAATTGAGTCTACAAATTATCAAACACCTGCACTTACCTCCCCTGAAAATTGCTTTTCTTCTGGTCAAATGAGAAGGGTTTGCAGCACTGGTGATTTGCAA AAGATGAAGACAAGTCAAACAAGGAACACTTTATTATCAGGGGAAAGAACATTTATAGAGGAAGCAGCAAATATCAAAGTGGGGCGTTATAGtgcagaagaaagaaaagagaggattcATAGGTACAGAGCAAAGAGAACACAAAGAAATTTTAACAAGACTATTAAG TATGCATGTAGGAAAACACTAGCCGACAACCGTCCAAGAATACGTGGCAGATTTGCACGTAATGATGAAGCTTGTGGAGAGATTCCCAAAACTACAATATTGTTTAATAGATTTGAAGATGAAGATGATCTTTGG ATTGAGGGAGTTCACGAAGAGGAAGAAGATCAAGGCTCAATAGGGAGATCAATACCATTCTATCACAGCTTTGGTTCAATGACACAATATAATCAACAATATTCAAGCCACTAA